The Methanobacterium alcaliphilum genome has a window encoding:
- a CDS encoding NAD(P)-dependent oxidoreductase: MKVGFVGFGEVASELSRGLIDEGVNVLTCVDGRSSKTQKLAKQSGAKLCLRNRDVAEEADILISSVTPEMAISVAYELGKLSKGIYVDINNVSPETVKKSLSLVENHKVVDAAIIGSVHKKGHKVQIIASGNSAEDFSKLNDFGFNIKIVGSEIGQASAIKMLRSSYTKGVSMILWETVFAAYKLGLDKEVLNIIAETEGPNFEESAKSRLISSAFHSKRRSEEIIEVKDFLSQINESLMVQSTENIFELIFKRLGKLDERPANYQEIFKLFDLENK; encoded by the coding sequence ATGAAAGTAGGATTTGTAGGCTTTGGTGAAGTTGCATCAGAATTATCCCGCGGGCTTATAGATGAAGGGGTAAATGTTTTAACTTGTGTAGATGGTAGGAGTTCAAAAACTCAAAAACTAGCAAAACAAAGTGGTGCAAAATTATGTTTAAGAAATAGGGATGTTGCAGAAGAGGCAGATATATTAATTTCTTCTGTAACTCCTGAAATGGCAATTTCTGTGGCTTATGAGCTGGGAAAATTATCTAAAGGTATTTATGTGGATATAAATAATGTTTCGCCGGAAACTGTAAAAAAATCACTTTCCCTTGTGGAGAATCATAAGGTGGTGGACGCGGCTATAATTGGCAGCGTACACAAAAAAGGCCATAAAGTTCAAATCATTGCTTCGGGGAATTCTGCGGAAGATTTTTCAAAACTAAATGATTTTGGATTCAATATAAAAATAGTGGGATCGGAGATAGGCCAAGCCTCTGCTATAAAGATGCTTAGGAGTTCTTATACTAAGGGTGTTTCTATGATCCTATGGGAAACTGTATTCGCTGCTTATAAATTAGGGCTAGATAAAGAGGTTTTAAATATTATTGCTGAGACGGAAGGACCAAACTTTGAAGAATCTGCTAAATCCAGATTAATTAGTAGTGCATTCCACTCAAAGAGACGATCAGAGGAAATTATTGAAGTTAAAGATTTTTTATCTCAGATCAATGAATCATTAATGGTTCAATCCACTGAAAACATTTTTGAATTAATTTTTAAAAGATTAGGAAAACTGGATGAACGACCAGCAAATTATCAAGAGATTTTTAAGCTATTTGATTTAGAAAATAAATAA
- a CDS encoding thioredoxin family protein, whose amino-acid sequence MKNWIITAIAIGLIIVAAIAFINKPATNQNVQLDNDSQGPSELKWYTDMNLAISEAQNNNKSIFALFYTDWCPGCQEIQSNTLSNDDVKQKLAQKYVSVKIDTDNNPQLSSEYGIYGLPTIIIMDSNGKEITRLLGYQSPEDLLNLL is encoded by the coding sequence ATGAAAAATTGGATAATCACAGCAATTGCCATTGGTCTAATTATTGTAGCTGCCATTGCATTTATTAATAAACCCGCTACCAACCAGAATGTTCAATTGGATAATGATTCTCAAGGGCCAAGCGAACTTAAATGGTATACTGATATGAACTTAGCAATTTCAGAGGCCCAAAATAATAATAAATCCATTTTTGCACTTTTTTATACAGATTGGTGCCCGGGCTGTCAGGAAATTCAGTCCAATACTCTTTCTAATGATGATGTCAAGCAGAAACTGGCTCAAAAATATGTTTCAGTTAAAATTGATACAGATAACAATCCTCAATTATCTTCAGAATATGGAATATATGGTTTACCTACCATAATTATAATGGATTCTAATGGGAAAGAAATAACAAGACTTTTGGGATATCAATCTCCAGAAGATCTTCTTAATTTATTGTGA
- a CDS encoding cytochrome c biogenesis CcdA family protein — MNIVPIISFLAGVASVVSPCVLPIIPVVIGYTLPQRKNTEILAFVIGLFSIFALTIVLTILFTAAIQFYLNYFRILAAAILIILGLMILINKNFFKFSFSYESNKKGIIGSFIWGLLTSLAWAPCYGSYLIALITFSVSSGDPFYSSINIISYTAGFAVSIFAVGLFISQINLEKLMGQSIKIKQISGFLIFLSGLYMLWLVL; from the coding sequence ATGAATATAGTTCCCATCATATCTTTTTTAGCTGGTGTGGCTTCAGTGGTATCGCCCTGTGTTTTGCCGATCATACCTGTAGTTATTGGCTATACTTTACCTCAAAGAAAAAATACGGAAATTCTAGCATTCGTAATAGGACTATTTTCTATATTCGCCCTTACTATTGTCCTCACCATATTATTTACTGCTGCAATACAATTTTATTTAAATTATTTTCGTATACTTGCCGCTGCCATATTAATAATATTGGGGTTGATGATTTTAATAAATAAAAACTTTTTTAAATTTTCATTTTCTTATGAGTCAAATAAAAAAGGTATTATTGGTTCTTTTATTTGGGGGTTACTCACTTCTCTGGCATGGGCTCCATGTTATGGTTCTTACTTAATAGCATTAATTACTTTCAGTGTTTCGTCTGGAGACCCATTTTACAGTTCAATAAATATCATTTCTTATACTGCGGGATTTGCAGTTAGCATATTCGCAGTGGGATTATTCATTTCCCAAATTAATCTGGAAAAACTGATGGGGCAATCAATTAAAATAAAACAGATTTCTGGTTTTTTAATATTCTTATCTGGTTTATACATGTTGTGGTTGGTTTTATGA
- a CDS encoding damage-control phosphatase ARMT1 family protein, producing MKVYYECAPCFLRQAKEALDLATDDLDLKIKIMEEIITFLGREFKEGAASNSMGTAMHRIIKKKTGNDDPYFLQKKKGNEIAERMLPVIIGILEKENTLENYIKAAIIGNLIDFAALGVDFDPLNIMESVMESPLVINDREELESALKSSKKVLYLADNTGEIMFDKLLIQKLKEYGVEIVVAVKEKPILNDACMVDAIEVGLDDSAEIITTGTDSVGVIYDELSAEFKEIFDHAELIIAKGLGNYEGLTEIDLGQTPVFCLLNTKCSATARDIGVKEKSNILLKIN from the coding sequence ATGAAAGTCTACTACGAATGTGCGCCTTGTTTTTTACGCCAGGCTAAGGAAGCTCTGGATTTGGCTACTGATGATCTGGATTTGAAAATAAAAATCATGGAAGAGATTATTACTTTTTTAGGCAGGGAATTTAAAGAGGGTGCAGCGTCTAATTCCATGGGAACTGCTATGCATAGGATTATTAAGAAAAAGACTGGCAATGATGACCCCTACTTTCTTCAAAAAAAGAAAGGAAATGAAATAGCAGAAAGAATGCTTCCAGTAATAATTGGAATATTAGAAAAAGAGAATACTCTTGAAAATTATATCAAAGCAGCCATAATTGGGAATTTAATTGATTTTGCAGCATTGGGTGTAGATTTTGACCCTTTAAATATTATGGAATCTGTTATGGAATCTCCTTTGGTAATTAATGATAGGGAAGAGTTGGAATCTGCATTAAAAAGCTCAAAAAAAGTTTTATATTTGGCAGATAATACTGGGGAAATAATGTTTGATAAACTCCTTATCCAAAAATTAAAGGAATATGGTGTCGAAATCGTAGTCGCAGTAAAAGAAAAACCTATCTTAAATGATGCATGTATGGTTGATGCTATTGAAGTTGGGTTGGATGATTCAGCGGAGATAATCACCACGGGGACAGATTCGGTTGGAGTTATATATGATGAATTATCTGCTGAATTTAAAGAGATATTTGACCATGCAGAATTGATTATTGCAAAAGGTTTGGGGAATTATGAAGGATTAACTGAGATTGATCTTGGCCAAACCCCTGTTTTCTGTTTATTAAATACGAAATGTTCAGCTACTGCTAGAGATATAGGGGTTAAAGAGAAATCAAATATTTTACTAAAAATCAATTAA
- a CDS encoding MoaD/ThiS family protein, with the protein MEFTLIIGDEKESKDSKDGITIKNILEDMDFPTETVVVKKNGQIVIEEEKIHEGDVIEIIKVIYGG; encoded by the coding sequence ATGGAATTTACTTTAATAATTGGAGACGAAAAAGAATCTAAAGATAGTAAGGATGGAATTACTATTAAAAATATCCTGGAGGATATGGATTTTCCAACTGAAACCGTAGTTGTGAAAAAAAATGGACAAATTGTGATAGAAGAAGAGAAAATCCATGAAGGCGATGTTATTGAGATAATTAAGGTAATATATGGTGGTTAA
- a CDS encoding TIGR00269 family protein gives MNCTKCGAPEVIIIKKHSGQKLCQDCFVQGIERKVLKDIRKYKLIEKGDKVLVALSGGKDSVMLLDILNSLYERGIINMVAVTIDEGIKGYREDGVKIAKNHAKSLGIEHRIVTFDEYFDLTLDKIMDGSSQRKACTYCGVFRRWILNKVALEMGATKIATGHNLDDETQAILMNYLEGNIENLAKIGPKTRSKSDKFTVKIKPLREIPEKEIGLYVVAKNLEVHFAGCPYSEESFRGEVGQILKNLSRKHPTIMYSTLRGFDKIRPVIKKEFQKEFGVGECTNCGEPAANELCRACIFLRELEK, from the coding sequence CTCTGGACAAAAACTCTGTCAGGACTGCTTTGTGCAGGGTATTGAAAGAAAAGTCTTAAAGGATATTCGCAAGTACAAACTCATCGAAAAAGGAGATAAAGTATTAGTTGCTCTATCTGGGGGTAAAGATAGTGTAATGCTGCTTGATATACTAAATTCCCTTTATGAGAGGGGAATTATTAATATGGTTGCAGTCACTATTGATGAGGGAATTAAAGGATACCGCGAAGACGGAGTTAAAATTGCCAAAAACCATGCTAAGAGTTTGGGTATAGAACACAGGATAGTTACCTTTGATGAATATTTTGATTTGACTCTGGATAAAATAATGGACGGATCTTCTCAAAGAAAAGCATGCACATACTGTGGGGTTTTCCGGCGATGGATTTTGAATAAAGTCGCACTTGAAATGGGGGCCACAAAAATAGCCACGGGACACAATCTGGATGATGAAACACAGGCCATTTTAATGAATTATTTGGAGGGCAATATCGAAAACTTGGCTAAAATCGGCCCAAAAACCCGTTCAAAAAGTGATAAATTCACCGTAAAAATTAAACCACTTCGAGAAATTCCTGAAAAAGAAATTGGATTGTATGTGGTAGCTAAAAACCTTGAAGTTCATTTTGCGGGGTGCCCTTATTCTGAAGAATCGTTTAGGGGAGAAGTTGGTCAGATTTTAAAGAATCTTTCCCGAAAACATCCCACTATAATGTATTCTACATTGAGGGGATTTGATAAAATTAGGCCGGTAATCAAAAAAGAATTCCAAAAAGAGTTTGGTGTCGGTGAATGTACTAACTGTGGAGAACCAGCAGCTAATGAATTATGTAGGGCTTGTATTTTTCTCAGGGAATTAGAAAAATAA